DNA sequence from the Acidimicrobiales bacterium genome:
AGCTCGATCACCTTCACGACGCCACCGGGCACGTCGGCCATGGGGGCTCCTTCCTTGGTCGCTGTCGGTTGGTGCTGCGGGGGATCAGGCGGCGGCGCCGGCCGAGCGGCCCTCGGCTACCTCCTCGACGACCTTCGCGCAGAAGGCGGGGAGGTCGCCGGGGTTGCGGCTCGTGACGAGGCCCTGGTCGACGCACACCTCGTCGTCGACCCAGTTGCCGCCGGCGTTGCGGATGTCGGTCTG
Encoded proteins:
- a CDS encoding DJ-1/PfpI family protein; amino-acid sequence: TRAFVEACKPVAAICHGPWVLVEAGVVAGRTLTSWPSLQTDIRNAGGNWVDDEVCVDQGLVTSRNPGDLPAFCAKVVEEVAEGRSAGAAA